Genomic segment of Salvia hispanica cultivar TCC Black 2014 chromosome 2, UniMelb_Shisp_WGS_1.0, whole genome shotgun sequence:
ttttctttaatttatcattcttcttcttttcttttatatgttaataaaaaaaacattttgaaCATTGTCACTTTATATATGGAGCAGAATTTGACCAAGCTTCCCGATTTAACTGCATGTTAACCTAACccattatattatgtttaaattACGAATATATTGTCATTATATCTGATCATTGTGGCCACATATCTTTTCTCATATTGTATTTGTACTTTAAGTGAAATTTGAATAACCGTGTTTGACACGGATGTCAATTGGGGAAAGAAATTAGTGTTTAAATAGAATGATTGACGGATTCCATATTTTCTTAAGGTGCCAAAATTGACTTGGTAATGCATCCActtatttgtgtttttcttttgctttgaaagaaaatgaattctATCATCTTTTACAACACAACTTATAGTATAGATTCTTAATCACAAATGAATTCATAATCTTTTGCGATAAGATTCCACCAACCACCAAAACATTTATGATGtcaattttatcataatttaaaattgcaattcatgTAATAGATAAATgtcaaacaaaatatagttcGGAGTTGGGAATTTTGACATTAGAAGTTAGgacatttgatattatttatgtaataatGTGACTATATATTTCCGAAGACATGGTACTAAACTGGTTACCTTTGAAAGTTGAAGACAAATTGTTGGTTGACAGtcaaacatttatttttgaattatatcgTGTTTTTgaagacaaaattaaataattcttaaaaaaaataatgtgtgTCCAATGGGTTAGAATGATTCTTTGATGAGAATATGTTATGGAAATGGTCTTGTGTTATATTGAACTATTTACgacttatttttataaattttttttataagaacAGTATTTGAGAATTGAGAATCAAATGTATACAAAATGGggtttttcccttttatccatttatttactcatcattttaactatttaatccAATTTACTCGTATTCACAAATCATTAATGTTGGCTTCCAAGAACTGAGATGACTTTCGGAAATGGCGAACAACATTGAGATGAATTTTGTGAGAGTATTAAGCTAAGAGAGAATTGTATTCAAATCGAAGTGGGGAAAATTACAACTGAGCTGAAAAAGCCCTAATTCCCTTATTTAAACTACCGCTAATTAACTAACTACAATCTAACGGTAACTAACATATAAATCCTACGGCTAGGATTTAATCATCTTGATTAGGTGCATCCGACGGCTACTGAGCTTCTTTCAGCTGAAGATTTAGTTGTTTTGATgcttcattcttcttcttgtttcgATCCGCAGATGCAATTGCAGCTGAGCAATTAAGACttacaaatctccaccttcaTTGCTTAGATGAGAATTGCTGACTGCACAAGCCAACTAGTTTAAGACAAAGCTCAAACTTATCCCTCGGCAAAGGCTTTGTCAGCATGTCTGCTGGGTTGTCTGTTGTAGGAACTTTGAACAGCTTCACTGCTCCTTTCTCCACCTCTTCCCTTACAAAATGCAGTCGCACGTCAATGTGCTTACTGCGTTCGTGGAAGACTTGGTGCTTTGCTAAACTCAAAGCACTATTGTTGTCACAGCCTATGGCTATGGCCTCTTGCTTCACCCCAAAGTCAGCCGCTATCCCCTTAAGCTAGAAGCTCTCATTCACAGCTGAAGTTAGAGCAATGTATTCGGCCTCCGTTGTGGATAGAGCCACCACTTTCTGTAACTCCGACTTCCAACTCACAGCTGCTCCATACATGGTAAAGATATATCCAGATTGGGACCTTCTGGTGTCAACACTCCCTGCAAAATCACTGTCGCAGAAACCAATCAGAGCATCACATTCATTTTCAGTGTCAACCTTGAACAATATTCCAATGTTTCCAGCCCCTTTTAGATACCTAAGTATCCATCTCAAAGCCAACCAATGCTCTCTGCTATGGTTACTCATGAATCTGCTTGTGGTGCTGATTGCATGAGCCATATCAGGTCTAGTTCCAATCATGGCATACATTATGCTTCCTACAACATTAGCATAAGGGATAGCCTCCATTTCTAGCCTCTCCTTTTCATCTTTCGGAGCTTGCTCTGCTGACAACCTAAAGTGTTGAGCCAATGCAGTTCCAGTTGGTTTAGAGTCTTCCATCCTGAATCTTTTAATGATCCTGGTGATATAATCAGTTTGACCCAACcaaatttctcttttctttctgTTCCTGACTATATTCATGGCCAAGATCCTCTTGGCTCCACCTAAATCTTTCATATAAAAAACTGAGCTCAAGTCATCTTTTACAGCCTGAACTTCTTGATTTGAGGCTCCTGCCACTAACATATCATCCATGTACAGTAGCAAATAAGCAACCACAACACCCTTCCTTTTCTTGATATACACACACTCATCATATTTGGATCTcacaaaaacatttttaagCACTCATCAAATTTTCTGTGCCATTGTCTGCTGGCCTGTTTGAGTCCATATAGGCTCTTCTTGAGCAAGCAAGCTTTATCTTCCATCCCCTGCTGTACAAAACCCTCTGGTTGAGACATATATTGTCTCTTCCAGATCCCCATGCAGAAATGCGGTTTTCACATCTAATTGCTTAAGCTCCCAGTCCATCCTTGCAACAACAGCCAGCAGTATCCTAATGGACGTATGCTTGACCACAGGTGAGAACACCTCATTATAGTCAATCCCATGTTCTTGTGTGAACCCCCGAGCTACCAATCTTGCCTTAAATCTGATTTGCACATTATCAGCATATTCTATCTTCTTCTTAAACAGCCACTTACAAGTCACAAGCTTCTTCCTCTCCACCTTGTCTACCAAGATCCAGGTGccatttttaatgagagaaTCAATCTCATCTATCATTGCCTTCAGCCATTTGTCTCTTTCCTTGCAATTCATGGCTTCCTTGTAAGAGCTAGGCTCTGAGAACTCAATCTCTTCTGCCACACAAAGTGCAAAATAGAGCATTTTTGAGTCAGCATATCTTGATGGTGCTTTCACATTCTGTCTCCTGGGCCTATCCCGAGCCAATTGATAATTTCTCAAGTCAGGTTGCCCAACTTCATTTTCAGGCTGATCTTCATCAGAAGACTCAGATGGCTCATCTGCAGCTGATTCTTGATTCTCCACCTCCACTTCAGTCACAACCTGAGATTTCTCAGTGGGCTTATCTGCCTTCTTAAAAGACATTTCAGATTCTACAAAAACAACATCTCTACTTATAACCACCTTGTGATTCCCGGGCTCCACACACCACAGCCTATACCCTTCACACCTTTTTGGTATCCTAACATCACACACTTGATTGCCCTTGCATCCAGCTTGGTCTGTTTCAGGTATGCATATGCCTTGCACCCAAAAGGCTTGAGATGAATCCCCATAGCTCCCATACCATCTCAGGTCTGGAGTATCTCCATCAATGCTAGATGAGGGGCACTTATTTATCAATCTCACAGCAGTGGCCACAGCCTCTGCCCAGAACCTCTTCTCCATCCCAGAGGAAGCCAGCATACACCTCACCCTCTCCATTATAGTTCGGTTTGCTCTCTCTGCAACCCCATTTTGCTGGGGGTTGAGGGGAACAGTTCTATGCCTTTTGATGCCCTTAGCTTGACAAAATGATTCAAATTCTTTTGACAGAATTTCCACCCCATTATCAGTCCTAAGGCACTTCACCATACAacctttctctttctcaacCACAGCATAccattctttaaattttgagcatgcttcaaatttttctttaagAATATATACCCAAAACTTCCTAGAATAGTCATCTATGATTGTCATGTAATATTTTCCTCCACCAACAGACAAAACTGGAGAGGGTCCCTATAAATCGCTATGCACATAGTCAAGAGGGGCTTTTGAAGTGTGTTTACCTTTCTGATATGGTAATTTCTTTGTCTTGCCCAGAATGCAGTCTATACAAAGATGACCTGCCCTTTCTGTCCCATGAATGACCTCTTTTCTCAGCAGCTCCTTGATACTTCCATCAGCCGGATGACCCAGCCTCATGTGCCACATTTCAATGGTCTCAGACTTTACAGCATTGGCTTGATCACAAGACTTTAAGGCCCACCCACAGAGGTAATACAAAATGCCATTTCTTGTTCCTTTCAACATCAGAATCCCATCTTTCTTGACCTCTAAGGTCCCAACAAAAGAATAGAAAGAACATCCCTTCTTTTCCAATAAACCGAGTGAAATCAAATTCCTCTTCACCTCAGGGATGTACCTGACCTCACTCAGGATCACAATAGGGCCATCATCCAGCTTAAGCTTGACCTTGCCAATGCCTTTAATCTGGCAGACCTGATTGTTTCCCAACACCACAGTCCTTGTAGTTTCTGAGATCTCCTAAAACATTTCAAGTCTGGGGCACATGTGAAAGCTACACCCCGAATCAAGTATCCAAGAACCACCACACACATCTTCCATGATATTCAGAGCATGTGTGACTTCCTATTCCTCCACGCAATCTGAGCTAGGCTTAGAATTTCCAGCTTCTTGAGCCTGCTTCCTCTTCCACGCGAAGCAATCCTTCTTGATATGACCTGGTTTCTTGCAGTGATGGCAGCTCCTTGTCTCCTTGAATTCTCCCACCTTCTCCTTATCTGACTTCTTGTTAAATTTCTTCTTGGTCGGAGGGAATTTCTCGTCATTTCCCTTAGTGTATAGGCTCTCTGGGACTGGATATGCAGCCTTCTCTTCTGATCTTAGAGCATCTGCTTCTTCTACATCCTTGAGCTTTAATGCCTGATACACTTCTTCGTAACTAACCTTGGTCTCCCGGCCAAGAAGTATAGCCTCCTTGAAATATACATAGCTTCTTGGCAAGGCATGCAACAACATCAATGCCTTGTCTTCATCCTTCATGGATTCCTCGATTGCCTCTAAATCATCAAGAAGTCTATGAAACTCTTCAAGTTGTTTCAAGAGACCCTCTGAGTCTGTAATCTTGAAGGCCAATAGCTTGTTCTTCAAATGAAGTCGATTGGTGGTGGACTTCGTAGCATACAGAGACTCTAATTTCACCCACACATCAAGCGTGGTCTCCTCCTTCTGCAACTCCCGTAGAACTCTGTCATTGAGGTATAGAAGGAGAGTGCTATACGCCTTGTACTCCAATTCCTCCATCTTCGCCGCCTCCTTCTCCGGCAGCCCCTCAATCGGCGGCGGTTTGCCATCCTTCAAGATTTTCCACGCACCTTGCTGCATCAACACTGCCTTCATCTTGACCTTCCACAAGCCAAAATCGTTCTGGCCAGTGACCTTCTGAATCTCGAATTTCGCCCCCGCCATTATTCAAAAAACTCCGACGATCTGAACCAACTTCGAAGATGTTCCCACGGACGGCGCCACTTGTTGGCTTTCAAGAACTTAGATGACTTTCGGAAATGGCGAACAACATTGAGATGGATTTTGTGAGAGTATTAAGCTAAGAGAAAAATGTATTCAAATCGAATTGGGGAAAATTACAACTGAGCTGAAAAATCCCTAATTCCTTTATTTAAGCTATCGCTAATTAACTAACTACAATCTAACAGTAACTAACATATAAATCCTACGGCTAGGATTTAATCATCTTGATTAGCTGCATCCAACGGCTACTGAGCTTCTTTCAGCTGAAGATTTAGTTGCTTTGATGCTTCATTCTTTCTTCTTGTTTCGAATTGCAGCTGAGCAATTAACActtacaattaattataactgTTTCGTAATCAGTTCGATTGTTCAATCGTAAAAAATTTCGATGAATACATCACCTTACATAAGcagatttttgttttaacttttaaccaCTATTAGAATATAGTTGaaaattaagttatttatGGTGTgtgaattaataaattaatgcatGCCATGCTGTAGATGTGCGAGTAGATCtcgaaattattaatttttcttcaaactCTTTATGCTAgcaaacttaaataaaaagttgaaatacTCTATATTGCTCAAAATATATAGACGTTgatctattattttaaatatttgaatgaagtagtaaatttttttgggaGAGTAAAGTGTAAGGTCTCCACTTAAATGGTCTCCAAAAACAAAAGGGgagtaataaagtaataatgCCACTGAAAGTTGCATTTAATACCTCaagaaaaatactactaatcgAAATGATTTGAATCACAACAATGTGGCCACGGCCTTCCAATCTTTTTCACTCCATCTTTTAACTTAGAGTAGAGAAAAAACAGAGgatagaaagaagaaagaagaaagaagaaagagaatagtatatataataataatatagatgaACTAAAATAGCACAGCAAAAAAggatataaattaaaaataaatataaaattatatttaaaacattaaGTCTTTGTGTAGGTGATGTCAATTTTTTCCAGGTATCGCACAAGTGTATTCTGCTTGATCTAGggatattttgtaatttattctttaactatttttaaaaaaaaattatagtatcaatgaaaaagtgaaataatagAGAGATTAGAATGAATAGCAGGTATAGCAAAGGGGTCTGACGAGTACTGCATAATTGGGCTAGGCTCCTATACAAACAGCTTAAATCTggagatataaaaaaaatattggagtATTAAGTTATATAATCCatttaaaatcacaaaatttgatcaaattttgttaCGTCCATCACCTTTCGAAATATAAATGacaaatcatgaaattttaaaaattttataattctcCCACGACAAATTTTTCCGAGCAAATGCAATGTTGAGTTGGTACACatgtaaaattttgatgatataGATTAATAGGGGCGcatatctatacaatatataaaaagggaGTTTGGGGGGTATTTAGGAAAAtaaggggagttttgggggtatttaaggaaatgtccttttaaaatagatattattatttaaatataaacatgaaTTATTTAGTTTCATAATGAGTGAATAAGAGTTGGTTATTTAGTTTTAGTCAGTGGATTAGTGGTATACTTAGTGGCATAATTTAACACTTCGTTGTTACAAGTATAAAATGGAATCATCTTGGTATTAATTGtcttattcaattaataaggATAGAATGACTATATCAAAATTCCAAGATTCACATCATAATATGTTTATACTTCTAATTGTGGAATGagatagaagagaaatagatgAATTCTTAATATCATTTGTGAGTGGTTTTAAGAATGTTGTATTTGTATCGTGTAGTGTTCTTAACGATACTCCCGTTTCCCAGGAAGCTGAGGCGAGCAAAGAAGGAAATGGCTGGGTTGCGCCGTTCCAAAGGCCTTAAGAGATCATCATCGCCCTCGGAGGAGAAGGGGCAGGAGGAATCGTCGTCGGCCTTAGACGAAACAACGTCGTCTTCATCCGGCTTGCGATTTGCGAGAGCTTGCTGGAGATTGGAGACGAGGCCGGAAGGGAGGAAGTTGTTCTTCAGCGCAGGAGTTGTCATTTTCAgagtgaaaagagaaaaaggaaaggGAATCTGACTGGAATTAATACgatggtgatgatgaagatgagtaattatccattgtgtttaattctttattgtgatagatttttatctttctactccatgatttattgtttaaacattatattatgtgatttgtttcaaatttattatgcttcaatattgatttgtatagattttttattctcatataactaaaattgttactcatattgttaatattgattctaatttgtttaattaatttaaaattaaaaattaatattttaaaaatatattaatatgtgcATAGCACATGATAAGTTGTGGTATGATTTATGTAATTGTGATATCTTTATCACTTTccataatttagttattttgttgGAGTTAGAATCCATTCGAAGAATTCTTTGTTATTCATGATTTACTTTGTAAATGTAATGTTCATTATATTATAGAGTACACATTAATTAgttacaatttttatataatgatattatttctaattttatttaattaattttgattaaaaatattttaatccatGCATCGCTTAGGTGTAATACTAGTATGTATTAATGTGACAATTTGGACAATTAAACGACATCTAATCGGGGccagaaaattgaaaattttgaaaacttcgTGATtggttatttaaattttaaaacccAAGGGATAAACCAGAAATGACTTATTTTTCGTGACATATATAGCAAATTAATTAACCCTATATATTAATACATCTCAgttagagaaagaaaaatgtcaCTGAGAGCCGCAGTCTACATATTTAAATCACAATAATAGTagcaaataatttaatttttcatttttgtcaaggtgaaaaatgactcaatgcTTCTTGATTATCAGCTTCTCTTTCATCCTCTCAACCGCGCTTCGAAGAGTCTGTTCATCTTTGCAGAAGGTGAACCTCACCAGATTCTTGCCCTCTTCCGGCTTCAAGTAGAACACGCTCGTGGGGATGGCGACGACGCCGACTTCCTTGATCAGATATTCGCAGAAGGCGACGTCGTTTTCCTGCCCAAACGGGGTGTGATCGACCACCACAAAGTAGGTTCCGCTCGATGGAAACACCTTAAACCCCACCGACTTCAGCCCCTCCACCAGAATGCTCTTCTTGGCCAAATAGTCCCTTCTCAGCTCCTTAAAATAGGAATCCGGAGCTCGAAGGGCGGCCACAGCCGCGTGCTGCAGAGGCGTGGCTGTGGCAAAAGTGAGGAACGAATGCGCCTGCCTCACGCCCCATGTGAGATGAGGTGGAGCTATGGCCCAGCCGATCTTCCAGCCCGTCAACGAGAAGGTCTTCCCCAGCGAGTTCAAGGTCACTGTCCGCTCGTACATCCCGGGGAGGGAGGCAATGGAGATGTGATCCATTTCAAAGGCTAACTTGTCATACACCTCGTCGGAGAAGACAAGAACGTCGTGCTCAATGCAGAGGGAGGCAATGGCGTCAAGTTCCTCCCTCGTGAACATCTTCCCAGTGGGGTTATGTGGGGTGTTGAGAAGGATTGCACGCGTGTGTTTTGAGACGAGGGATCTCAGCTCGTCAATGGGGGC
This window contains:
- the LOC125203386 gene encoding probable N-succinyldiaminopimelate aminotransferase DapC yields the protein MAENESSQNSVPPPFQVAKRLEKFKTTIFTQMSSLAIKHGAINLGQGFPNFDGPDFVKEAAIQAIRDGKNQYARGCGVPDLNLAVAERFKKDTGLVVDPEREVTVTSGCTEAIAATMLGLVNPGDEVIVFAPFYDSYEATLSMAGAVTKSITLRPPTFAAPIDELRSLVSKHTRAILLNTPHNPTGKMFTREELDAIASLCIEHDVLVFSDEVYDKLAFEMDHISIASLPGMYERTVTLNSLGKTFSLTGWKIGWAIAPPHLTWGVRQAHSFLTFATATPLQHAAVAALRAPDSYFKELRRDYLAKKSILVEGLKSVGFKVFPSSGTYFVVVDHTPFGQENDVAFCEYLIKEVGVVAIPTSVFYLKPEEGKNLVRFTFCKDEQTLRSAVERMKEKLIIKKH